The Amphiura filiformis chromosome 12, Afil_fr2py, whole genome shotgun sequence genome includes a region encoding these proteins:
- the LOC140167041 gene encoding alcohol dehydrogenase [acceptor]-like, with protein sequence MGYDMDREGRYRRAGMTFIPIVLHPRSVGEITLASSDPLQPPLIDPRYLEDPFDVKVLVEAIRMVKRCTETKIMKTIGAKLIPLKMPDSHNAEFSDKNLEDFVRHFAFTLFHPVGTCKMGRMEDHTTVVDPQLRVHGISGLRVVDASIMPHLTSGNTNAPCIMIGEKGADIIRTTQHSKL encoded by the exons ATGGGATACGACATGGACAGAGAAGGCCGATATCGTCGGGCCGGTATGACGTTTATACCGATAGTCCTGCACCCAAGAAGTGTTGGCGAGATTACATTGGCTAGCAGTGATCCTTTGCAACCACCGCTTATAGACCCCAGATATCTTGAAGACCCGTTTGATGTCAAAGTACTTGTTGAG GCAATTCGAATGGTGAAGAGATGTACAGAGACTAAAATCATGAAAACCATTGG GGCGAAGTTGATACCGCTTAAGATGCCAGACAGTCACAATGCCGAGTTTTCCGACAAGAATTTAGAGGATTTCGTTCGCCATTTTGCTTTCACCTTGTTCCACCCAGTCGGTACGTGCAAAATGGGAAGGATGGAAGACCATACGACCGTTGTAGATCCTCAATTAAG GGTGCATGGTATATCAGGATTACGTGTTGTGGATGCGTCAATCATGCCTCATCTGACGTCAGGTAATACAAACGCACCATGCATAATGATTGGAGAGAAAGGAGCTGACATCATACGAACTACTCAACATTCCAAACTATAG